The Hemicordylus capensis ecotype Gifberg chromosome 13, rHemCap1.1.pri, whole genome shotgun sequence sequence AAGAATGCCATGCTGGAAGTGCACATTCACCCCTCAGCCATGTGCTTCTCCTCCACCATAAGATGGTGCTTTCTATTAACATCCCATATTGGAAGAGATTTCTTGAAATGTATAAAACCTACTGGTTCCTCCAAGGGCATTCAGGACCTTAAGATTCCCATCCTATGAGAATCCCCTGCTCTCACTGTAGACCATTGTGGGGGCAGGCGCAAGGAAGATAGGAATGGACCCACTTTGGGGCAGAGTATCAGAGACTCTTTCAGCTCTACAGTTTCCAGTCACAGATCTGAATTTCTTAAGTCAGACAGATGGAACAAATCTTAACACTACCATCAACAGATTCCCAAACCCTTTGCCTTCCAACCGCAGCTCCCCCAGGTTTACCTCACCGCCAGCTCAACAGTTTAGCAATTCGGCAAGGTGTGAGCGGAGGACCTGGCTCTTTCTTTGTTCCAGAATCTTCGAAGacccctactggatcagaccaaagtctaACCCACAGGCACGCTCAAAGCAGCGAACTCCCCCTTGCACAAAACAAGCCACAGCACTCACAAAAACCACAGCAAGCCTAAGCACCAGCCGCAGCCCCAAGAAACATAAATAAGGAGAGctccaaagggactcacaatccAAGAAAAAACATAAGGGCGATGCCAGCAACAACTAGTGAGAGGAATGCTGCGCTGGGAGTCAGATCGGGACAGCTGGCtggccgcccccccccgctgaatgttagagaatcaccactttggaaaggtgcctctttgctccgtttgCAGGGCCTCCCCACTATGCAAGCGAAACAAGACCTCCCTGTGGAGAGGCAAGCTGCATAGCCCTGAAGGGAGCGGCTTCCCCGTCCCAAAGAGGCGCACAGTCTAGAGAGGAGAAAACACCAGGCAGACcccgggagggatgctgtgctggggctggaccgggccagctgctctccccctgccaagtgCAAGAGCACCGCCACTTGGGGGAGGTGCCCCTTGGCTCAACCGGCCAGcccacccccccaaaccccagcagcaccccccacTCGCCAGCAGCCAGGCTCCTGCAGAGCTGGGCGAGGCTCCGCAGTCTCCCCCCTGCAACCCCTGGCTGCTACTtaacccccccaccacacacacacacactgctgctgccccccttgccctgaatctgggggggggggtttgatgaGGAGAGCTAGatcaccaccacccaccctcccgAGCCTTTCCAATGCTCTCGGCTCCCTTTTCTGCTCTCCCTCGGTGGATCCGTGCCCGGGATTGTTTATGGCCGGCTTCTCCGTGCAGTTGACATACAAGACTCGGACCAATCATAGCCAGAGTGAGAAGGACAgtcccctgccccaaagagaCTCCTCGCACTCCAAGCCAAGACCCGAGGCGGGTACCCGcatcagcccagcccagcccagcctcctcGCCCGCGGGCGGCCACCCACCCGCGGACTCGCCGGTGTTGATCCAGTCCGGGTTGGCCAGGCTGGCGATGGCGAAGATGTCGGCGGCCAGGAAGAGGCATCCTGAGATGATGGTCAGCTTGTCCATGGCCTCCGGCTCCGGCCCGGCTTCCCTCGGGCGGGGGCCCGGGCCGGGGGCTGCTCACAGCCGCGGCTCCATGGCTCGGCCCGCCGCCTTCGCCTCGCCGCCGCCCCCGCGGGCCACCGCTGCACAGGAGCGGGCCTTCCCCGCCCCGACTCGGGACGGCGCCGGAAGCAAAACCGCCGCGGCCGGCGCACGACCCggaagcaaaggcaggcaggcaggcgggcgagCAGCCTCGTCCTCAGCTCCCCGCGTGCCTTCCACAGCTTGCCCCAGACGGGGCGGGGCCTGAGCGGGAGACGGCGGTGACGCGAGGCGGAGGGGCGGGGCCCTGGGAAGGGACTGGGCgcgcgagggagggagggaggggaggagcggAGGGGGCGGGGCTGCCGACTGAAGCGAGCGCAGGGCGGGGCAGAgccaggaggggcggggcttCGGCTGGAGGAGGCGGGAGGCCGTCGCCTCGTGCTCTGCGGCGGGCGGGGCGGGAGGACGCGAAGGAAGCCCTCGTGAAGGTGTTGGAGTCTTAAACCCATAGTATAGTATTTAACTACTGAGGGCGTCAGAGGGAGCCCTGGTGGGATTGCATTGCATTgaattttatttcccccccttctatgtttccgagcaaaatacaaagtgctggagtTATTACCTTTACAGCCCTGAAAGGCTtcggtccaggttaccttagagagcggcgtcttcggtctgatccccgcCGCAGGCGAAGATCATCTGATGCTGGCGGTCTGGCTCCAGCTGCCACGACTCGTCTGGGGGCGAccccttctctgtagccgctcctggactgtggaatgcgctccctgcagccATCCgtaatttaggagagccctaaagacctacctgtttggcctggccttccagtgctcttaaattcttttaaagggtctttgatgtttgtggaccgccctgagctgttttgtaagggcggtctagaaatcgaacaaataaaccGTTTTATGCAGATGTCTCCCTCACTCTCCAGAACAATACATGAATCAAAGGATATAAGAATGAAAGAGGGGGAGGGtggtgttctgttttgttttgctttatttgtTTAGTACATTTATGTACCGCCTCAtccaaaaagtccctgggcagttcacaatataaaaccattaaaaccttaacataattacaacaatttaaaatacaatacaaactctaaaaccaaaactttaaaactatgaactaaacaggtatgtttttagggcCTTCTTAAAaatcagagaaggggaaaccatTTCATTGGGGAGCGGGTTCCAGAGTCACTGGTTTCAAGCCACTTATATAATAAGCCGCTTTGGATGTCTTTCTGGATGGAAAGGCAGGGTTGGAAATGGAACCAATTTCCGGTCCATTGACCTCAAAAAAATGGACGTATTGTTGGAATAAAAGGCATGAACCTACTTAACATTTATATCAGAGTGGTCAGCTTGACACTGCTGGTgcaggactacaattcccatggcCTCCAGCTGCAATTTATGGCTGCAGGCAAACGGTGGAGAGCCTCAGGTCGGCCACCCCTGGTTTATATCAGGGTGCAAATTTTTGGCACTCAAGCTGTTGTtagaatacagctcccatcatccccactcacaatggccaaagtcaagatgatgggaattgtagtccaacaacagctgagggccaaagttgtgcacccctggttttATAGTACCAGCACCCAAACACATTTCACACAGAGGGTTGCCAGTTCTCCAGAATTGGTCTAGTGTTCCCAGAGATTTGTCTCAGTTACtgcactggggggcggggggggttcaCTGCCACACTTAAAGGTTAGCTGGGTttgcaaggagaggcagagcagtggcagtgtaagaacagaagaactgcaggatcaggcccaaggagacccatctagtccagcatcctgtttcacacagtgacccaccagatgcctctggggagcccacaaacaagaagtgagggcatgccctccctcctgctgccagtcccctgcatcttgcctctaaggctggaggtggccacctctagccaccaggctagtggccattgatggacttgtcctccatgaatttgtctaagccccttttaaagccatccatactAGTGgccatcattccatccccataaaggtaaagtgctgCCCAGTTGGTGCCaacccctggcgcccacagagccctgtggttttctttggtacaggaggggttgaccatggccatctcccacacagtctgagatgatgcctttcagcatcttcctgtatcgctgctgcccaatagaggtgtttctggggaacataccagcggggattcaaactggcaaccttttgctcaggggcgtagctataattgaacgaaagggttcaaagaacacgggcccccggctccagagggccctccagctgcatccctccctattttcttcattatctccctcagtctggggggctgccagaaagagggatgaacacgggccccctctcccctagctacgcccctgctcttgctccctaggcaagttactttgtCACTGCACCAGGGAAATTGAGAGGGAATGGAGAAGGGAATGGTGGGTGGGGGCGTCTccccaccactctcctctcctcccatttCAGGATAACCCTGGAAACAAAATCATGGTGGGAATCGTCTTCTGCCTTATAGGCAGTCAACTCTTTCTGGGCTGAACCACTTGGGCCGTTCACAGGACTGAAGAGTCCTCCCTCtgtatttacaaaataaaacctGCCTGCATGTATGCTGTTCATACCACATGGAAGAAGCTCCCATCCTCTGAGCCCTCGTACGCAGTCTGAAGTCACCCCGTCCCAGCCCCCACATAAATGTCCTACCTCATTGAGAGCTACACACAACAAGCATCCTCAATGACGCCACACAAATTACTTCCACACCCAACTgcagctcctggctgcactgcccTGCTCTTCCACAAGCGACCAGAACCCTACATCTGGACCACTTGCAACCAATGATGTGGGAGTGAATGGTATTCCAGGCTGCCAAGTCTAGCAACTCCAAACCCACAGAGTGGCAAGGAGTCTAAGAATATAGCTGCCCATAGCAACAACTCCTGCTTTCAATGGGTATCTTGAAATACGCACCCATAATACTGCTGCACGCAACGGTAATTGCCATGTGACACTTAAACTCTGGGCTGTATCCAGGCCATTTTTAGACGTCTCTGCACAAATTGAAGGGTATAAAAATGATCATCTTCCACTGGAATCCagtgcacacttacctgagagtaagtctACTGAGTACAGAGGGGCAGAACTGCTCATTATTTCAGCAACTCAGAGTCAGATGGCACTTACATGCAGGGGTGGCGTGAGATAGTTTGCATGGGGGGAGCAGAAACTAACATTGAAGGGGCAGCAGGAAACATTGAAAGATCACCACCGAGGAGGTTTCGGGGTGGGGGACGACACTACATGGGGGCACATCTATGAGTTATTTGTTTGCATTTATGTCCCGCGCTTCCTCTAAAGTGCCCAGAGGTGCTCATGATTTATGtgtatcctcacaagaaccctgcgaggtaggttaggctgagagagaaatgagtggcccagagtcaccccgtgagtttcatggttgaacagggatttgaactcaggtcacccCAGTCCTCTACCCACTACAGAGGCCCCATTCGCCCGCCTGTCGCTAGACCTCGTCTTATATGGAAGGATTGGCAGGAGGGagtacaaatacaaatacgatgaagatttatctactgcttttcaacagaatttcccaaagcagtttacatagatacacatcaataaagaaaatggctccctgtccccaaagggctcacagtctaacctCTTAATTAGCTCAGCCTCTGCTACACCCACCAACTCTCTCTCCTTCAAATGCTCCCACCCCCTCTGAAGCTATTTTTGGAACAGCCAAGGTGGCTTCTTCCCATTTTAGATGTCCCACTGGGGGACATCAACATTTTCAGCCTGATTGCCGAGGGCATTTTAAGAGAAGACCTGGAGAGACCCCAATGTCTGCTGCTGAAGTAGGGCTGCTCCAGtccctggcttacatccagactgagttactcaggaatactcccactgaaattaataggcccattcatttcaataagactgTTTATGAGacatttaatctggatgtaagccagtgactggaggaGTCTGTCTTATAACTGTGaaatttaaatgtgttttatacacatatatacatacaaacaCGACTTTGATGATTTATGGTCCAAGGTGAGTttaagattcccaccttggcacgGGTTCACCCAGTCACACCACTGTCAATAATCCACTTTAAACCTAGACTGTGTGAATGAGGCCTTAGTCTTTGGTTTTAATTTTGCTCTAAGAGGAATGTTTGTTTAATGGTTTATTATTGTGTTGTATTgcatattgttttattattgcatTCTTTAGTAATTGTGACCCACTTGAGGGccaaaaggtgggatataaatctttaGTTTAATAGCAACAACATCAACATCAACAATCACAACGAGATATGGGAGCTCTATTATTGGCTCCCCCAATGTTTTTAGCTGGATTGAGTCCTCTCGTTTTGATCACAGCAGCAGCatgttggggatgggggggggtgttagtcCTTCCCCCCTGCCGCCCACTCCATTTTCCCATTCTAAATTGCCACCCTGAAGTGGCAGGTTTCTGTGGAGCTAATAGCATGTGGGGAGATTTCAATCCAGAAAACAGTGGGTGAGGAGAAGAAATTAAGTCCCCCTTCCCAAGACGACTGCTCCAATACAGTTTGGGAATCTCTGCAGCTGCTGTTACATTACAATCAACTCAGCGGGCAAACAGTCACGGACGACCTGCAAAGTGTGAAATTAGGTCCTTAGACTTCTTCAGGCATGAGCCCACCAATGGGAAGGGCACTTTCAGTAACAGCGGTGGACTCACTCACCTAGAAAGATACCATGCGTGCCAGGCCAGGTTCTAACCTTTTCCCATCATCAAAGGTTCCAAGAAGCCCGGAACTCGGCTCTGAGATTCTAAACCGTTACTCAGTGCGAAGTGTTCTATCTTCCCAGGAGACGATGAGCAGGTAGCCGCTGGCCACAAGAGACACCCACAAGGGCATTTCTCCATCTGTGTTTGGCTGCAAAGAGGACCTCTTGACGCTCTGTATCCATGGCCTACAGAAGGGAGTCAGTCAGAAGACCATCAGCTTCCAGAAGAGAGTCAGCCAGCCCACAGACATCTTTCCGAAGACCTCCGTCCAGGAGACAATCATCTTTCAGAAGAAAACCAACCAGAAGAGAGTCCTCTTCCAGAAGACAGTCAACCGGAAGTCAGCCATCATCTTCCAAGTCACCTTATGATTCATTTGGTAACTGCCTAACCAGACCTACTTTAAATTATATCTCAGTGTCATATTCCCACTCCCTTCACTGCATTATGGCCCAGAGATGTGGAAGGTTTCTTTTTATGCCATTGTCCTACACACAGAGCTTGATACATCAGAATTTTGCAGACCAACACTCTTTGTCCTCTTACCAAAGAGGTCTCTTTGTCCTCTTATCAAAATTACCAAAAGCATCATTTGGATTTCGATAGATGGCTACCTTGGGCAGGAGTCAGATACCTGCTCTTCTACTTCCACACGCCCTAGTGGGGCTTTGAGCTCATGTCCCTCACACAGCAGCTTCAAGGGAGACCCCTTTTGAAAACAAGAGGACTTTCTATAGCAGTTTGTAATGTTTTGATCCTGGCTCTTGTACACCTCTCCAGATGGAGATTTTTGTTAATATACTCCTGAACATCAGCTGTCTTGATATTTTGCTTATTATTTTCCTTATAACTCTGAACCAAGTGCTGCATGGAATATGTGGGGTGAGGGTGTGGGtgtgggcagtgttccctttaagagggattcccagatgttgttgactacaactcccaacatccctagttgcaatagcctttgcttggggattatgggagttgtagtcaatcacatctgcgaatccctgttagagggaacactaattgGGAGCAGGTACTTCagaatggttggttggttgatatcCTGCTCTATCCCATGGgctcagagagccagcgtggtatagtggttagagtgctggactaggaccgggaaggaGCAAGCTGGGTCGTAGGGCTTCTCCTCCTAGCTCATTCAGCAAATGTGTAGGTCTAGTCCTTTGGCCCAGCCACTACTTAGCGCACAATTGCTATGCTGgtcttgggccaaaataaacaaacaacaacaataaaattagCGCACAATTGCCGACGATGCCTCCCGACTCTGGTTTTAACTGGCAGACAATCAGCCAACGAGAGCACACCCTGCTCCCGGATTAGGGTCGGAGGCTTCCCCTATCCTAACGATGACCGTATGAATGGCCCTTTTGATTAAGTGTTGGGTGAAATTCGGATAATTCTCCAAATTTTCTTCCTCTTCAGAAGAAGGAGCAACATCATACATTGACTCTGAAGATTATGATTCAGATAACGATGGGGATGAAGGTGAGTGTTGAAGGCTAATTGCAGCGAGTGGGAGTTGCCCCCATATGTGGAATGGGTCTGACCTTGAGCAACAGCCAGGGCGGAGGAAGAGCCAGACAAATCACCATCAGCAGCCACAGATGATggtccccaaccccagtggcaaGGATCAACTGGGCAATGAAAAGCTCCAGGCACCTCAGCCTGGATCCTCAGATATGGTCCTCCTGCACCAGACTCACCCAAGACGTTGGACCCAGACAAAGCAGAAATGTCTTGTCCTTCAGTGCTCACTCAACCTGGGGAACGGATTTGACAGAGGTAGCCAAGAGAAAGTGGCCTGCTTGCCTCCAGGCCGGCCTTTTAAGGATGCCGCCTCTACGACAGAAGGGACTGACCCGCCCATCTTGCCCTCCTGTGTGGTAACCAGTATTTCtactggtcagtgaccataaCAAAGAGTTGATTCTGTTCTGGTAACATGAGTTGGTTGCGACCTCTGAAACCGGCAAACAGTGGTTGCTAAAAATTGAACTGGGTTCTGTTTCAGACTGGGCTTCCATGTCTGATGGAAGGAGGCAGCGGGATGGCCAtacctcaggggcagagcatctgctctgtatgcagaaggacccaggttcaatccctggtatctcctcATAGGGctgggaaaccttggagagtcattgCCAGGCAATGTGgactggggttcccaaccagtagtactacagatgttgctgaactacactgcccatcatccctagtcacaataaattgtaggtggggatgatgggagttgtagttcagcagcatttggagttcacaggttgggaacccctggtgtagacaatactgagttagatggaccaagggtctgactctgtataaggcatgTCTCTATGTCCCTAAGACCTCCGAGGTCCCTTTCAACTCCGAATTCCTAGGTTCTGCATTTACTGTTGAAGACTagacctttttctttctctcttagaGGACGAACCTTCAGAGATGGAAGAATCAGAACATACTTTGAGCACAACGGTGAAGACAAATATCCAAGTGGAAGAGGATGGCATAGGCTTCATACTCATTCAGAATGGGTTCTATCTCCAGATTTCGAGTCTGGTAGACAACAGTGCAGCAGCAAAAGATGGAAAACTCCAACAAGGTCAGGAGAAAAGGCCCTGGGATTAAAAAGACTGCAGCATTCTAAGGACCTTCTTTTCAACAGTCCACGAGCCCCTTCTCTATCCCTGATCCCAAATGACCAGGGTAAAATTGCAAGCATTTTTCATGGAGGAAAGGATTAGggtcagggtaacaatgaacacatTGTTGTATGTACGCTCTCCACACAGAGTGATTttgaggacattcctgccaattctcATTTCCACTCCCCTGACAAAACTGATAAATTTTTATAGTATTTTGTTGTGTTTGTAAAAgcctttaaaacaccattgcaaattgggctgctgcaggcctgatggtcaggacaataactatgacaacacactgaaagctgaaagtattccAATGTTATTGCCTATTTTCCATCTGTGGGGTGGAGACCTTGTCAAGAATCCTAGCAAGCACTGGTCCCCCCAAGATGGTCCTGGCCACCAACGTTCCCTCTTAGgcatgcatgcgcatgcacacaagttttttaaaatgtccgctcagttaattttagagccctctcaggctgaatcaggaaggcccccctctgaatgcacatggtgcgcacacactgccttaatactgccacccagaacaaaactcattccgcacacagatgaaaaattaaGAGAGAGCACTGCTGACCACTTCAGCCAGCTCATGTACTATTACTAAAGAAAGGGCAACCAGCACACACAGCCGCCTACTAGGCATCTTCAGTTTAACATCATCTTTGCAAACAAATCTGATTGCCATACCTGTAAGCTAAGAGCTCTCTTTATTGCTTCTCCCAGGTGATGTCCTGTTGAAAATTGGACACGCCAATGTCTTAGGATGGACACTGCGAGAACTAAGGCAACTTTTGCACACAACTCCTGTAGGAACCGTTCTGCAAATCCAAGTTTATAGAGATTTTGTGATGTTACCAAGCCGGTGGGCACATGTGGTTGAACAGATTCCTGAAAAAAAGGGACCGGAGATATGGTAAGGAACTCATGTATTTCTAGATGGATTTCTGGGGAAAGTTCCTGAAAGGTGAAAAACATCAAATGTTAGGGGGCAGCGTAAAGACAGATAGTTAACGCCAATTACCTTGGTGGCTAAAAAAAAATGAAGCTAAAAGATGCCACTTTTTGCATACATGTGATTTTAACATTGGCCAATAGTATTTTTTCTTAGCCTAAACTCTACCTTCAAACCGaactaacaaaaacaacaacaactatttatatactacttttcaacaaaagtttccaaattacatagagaaatcataaatgaataagatggctccctgtccccaaagggctctcaatctaaaaagaaacacaacatagacagtgtagacaccagcaacagtcattggaggtactatgctgggggtggatagggcaagtttctctccccctgctaaataaagtgaaccaccacattaaaaggtgcctctttgcccagttagcaggggtctcctcccagttagcaggggtctgttaATTAAGATATTTAATTGATATTTAAGCTATCCAGATAATTGCTCTCAGCTGGCTAATCCTGTGTTGTATTACCCAGCTTGGGTAGGAAAGCCGGGCACGTTCCTAATgttctgctggtcttgtggtcgcaagcatgacttgtccccttagctaagcagggtccaccctggttgcatatgaaagggaaactagaagtgtgagcactggaagagattcccctcgggatggaggtgctctgggaagagcagaaggttcccagttccctccatggcagcatctccaaaggagggctgagagagactcctaccttcaaccttggagaagccactgccagtctgtgtagacaatagtgagctagacagaccaatggtctgactcagtctatggcagcttcctatgtgcttgCAAATATTGAGGCGGGGATGCTGGTCATGTGCCAGGCAGCAGCTAGGCAGGAGGACCAGCACACCCTACCTGGGTCCTGTCCTCGACTTTTgaccaaggtgggaggaaaagcagccctacccagctgCCGCCTTGCAcacaatcctcctcctcctcctcacctcctgCCTTGACGTTTGCAAGCACATGGCCGAAAATCAGGATGAGTCCAGCTCTCTTACCCAGGCTGGAAGCTTCTCTTACCCTggtggcagacatgtgaatgagcctaccAGCTCCACATACCCTCCTCAAGGAAAGCTGCAGAGCTACCCAATCCCAACACTGGCCAGTTAGGAGGCTTATGCTGTCAAACGTCTATGAGAAGCCTTTGGTGCTAGTGCTGGAGTTCAGGTTGCTAGGACTGTCTTGTATTTCAGGGTTCACGATATGGCATGTTTATTGATTTGAAGGCAAGCTTGGGGCACCTAGTGATCAGGGAAGGTGGTTAAACTAAGAGATGTGGAAAATAAGCCAGTGTTTGCCTGAGATGGTGCACTCTTGAGATCTGATCCTTATAGATTATTTCCTGAATCAATGCCCTTCATTGTAAGGGCCGAGGGTGAGGGGGCAGTGGTACTCCCGCCCCCGCCGCCATGAATCCGAAGTGCAGCTCCCTAATTTTTTTACGGGGCCTGTGCAATGCTTTGGCTGAAGTGGAACAGCACAGTTCCCCCGGCAACACGTGAAAGGCACCATTCCCATCCTGCAGTGCTGCCCTTTGACTCCCTTAAGGGAAACAGAGACTATTGGTCCATGTCACCAATGCTCAGtatcttaggagaggagagctggtcttgtggtagcaagcataacttgtcctgttagctaagcagggtccaccctggttgcgtatgaaagggagactagaagtgtgagcactgcaagagattcccctcaggggatggagccgctctgggaagagcaaaaaggttccaagttccctccctggcttctccaagatagggcggctgagagagattcctgcctgcaaccttagagaagctgctgccagtctgtgaagacaatactgagctagatagaccaatggtctgagtcagtatatggcagcttcctatgttcctatgtctgcaatgactggcagcagctctccaaggtttcgggcaggagttttcccttaagagctctatggaaaagccctgggaagggctatGCCTCCCAGCGCTTGGTCCCAGCCTGGCAAGGTAGAGCCGGCCAATGTTCTGATGTACTCAGGATTTGGAGAAgcggggccatagc is a genomic window containing:
- the PDZD9 gene encoding PDZ domain-containing protein 9 — translated: MAYRRESVRRPSASRRESASPQTSFRRPPSRRQSSFRRKPTRRESSSRRQSTGSQPSSSKSPYDSFEEGATSYIDSEDYDSDNDGDEEDEPSEMEESEHTLSTTVKTNIQVEEDGIGFILIQNGFYLQISSLVDNSAAAKDGKLQQGDVLLKIGHANVLGWTLRELRQLLHTTPVGTVLQIQVYRDFVMLPSRWAHVVEQIPEKKGPEICISSETSEEDWTSSEGSDEGAVGNAAVTGGSTAAPGDGATVPGSDSHLVFGEEDEDDSAGPKATVTAATPGRTVHSSTVGSKSFVFGPPHQPKWISKDWHIFERKTHTFTVGLDIGCDIMVHGCEDEGNHGISSGHSRSPSPYWTVSKDITELMSTSTSSSVVSDVFWLDTLAYEME